In Trifolium pratense cultivar HEN17-A07 linkage group LG7, ARS_RC_1.1, whole genome shotgun sequence, a genomic segment contains:
- the LOC123898995 gene encoding pentatricopeptide repeat-containing protein At4g16390, chloroplastic-like, which produces MSSLSNIPLFHSISILFPSSSFNPNFKFKTFSHLNQASSHNPVTNSSSLSKTKTWVNPNSYKSKPSNSKNSFLLKLAESLDSCDPTQQQVSAILNGFGNNGVTERDAVFILDKMMNPRTAPFVLRYLRDRIQHVRGNGVVIYNVTLKVFRKCKDFEGAQKVFDDMLQRGVKPDNITFTTMINCARMSALSNKAVEWFEKMPGFGCEPDAITCSAMVCAYARTNHVDMAQRLYDRAKTEIWPIDVVTFSALIKMYDLVGNYDGCLNMYLEMMGLGVKPNLITYNILLAAIMRGKRHWQAKTIYQEMKSSGVSPDFITYSTLLRVYTRAQLGEDALGVYKEMKGKGMEVGIDLYNVLLAMCADVGFNDEALEIFEDMKSSGTCQPDSWSFSALINIYSNSGKVSEAEGILDEMIKSGFEPNIFHMASLVQCYGKAKRIDDIVKVFNRFPNFGIIPDDRFCGCLVNVMTQTPKEELSKLIDCLEKANTKLGAVVRYLVEEQHGDRDFKKEASKLLNSIDAEAKRPMCNCLIDLCVNLNLPDRAHDLLDIGLALEIYKNIQSRSQSQWSLHLKNLSIGAAMTALHVWINDLSKALESGKKFPPLLGINTGRGKLKNSRKGIASVFESHLKELNAPFPEIPNEDGWFLVTRKAARPWLESRNSTKSAAALDLLVERAPSMALPY; this is translated from the coding sequence ATGTCTTCACTCTCCAATATTCctctttttcattcaatttcaatcctttttccttcttcttctttcaaccctaatttcaaattcaaaacttTTTCCCACCTCAACCAAGCTTCTTCACACAACCCAGTTACAAATTCTTCATCTTTATCAAAAACCAAAACTTGGGTCAATCCCAATAGTTACAAATCCAAACCCTCTAATTCTAAGAACAGTTTTCTCCTTAAACTTGCAGAGTCATTGGACTCATGTGATCCAACTCAACAACAAGTTTCTGCAATTCTAAACGGTTTTGGAAACAATGGCGTTACAGAACGAGATGCAGTGTTCATTCTTGATAAGATGATGAACCCCAGAACTGCACCCTTTGTTCTTAGATACCTTAGGGATAGGATTCAACATGTTAGAGGTAATGGGGTGGTTATTTACAATGTGACATTGAAAGTGTTTAGGAAATGTAAGGATTTTGAAGGTGCACAGAAGGTGTTTGATGATATGCTTCAAAGAGGGGTAAAACCTGATAATATTACATTTACTACTATGATTAATTGTGCTAGGATGTCTGCTTTGTCGAATAAGGCTGTTGAGTGGTTTGAGAAGATGCCGGGTTTTGGGTGTGAACCTGATGCAATCACATGCTCGGCTATGGTGTGTGCTTATGCGCGTACGAATCATGTTGATATGGCTCAGCGTTTATATGATCGTGCAAAAACGGAGATATGGCCTATTGATGTAGTGACATTCTCAGCGTTGATTAAGATGTATGACTTGGTCGGAAACTATGATGGATGCTTGAATATGTACTTAGAAATGATGGGTCTTGGTGTGAAGCCTAATTTGATAACGTATAATATTTTGTTGGCTGCTATAATGAGAGGCAAGAGGCATTGGCAAGCCAAGACTATATATCAAGAGATGAAAAGTAGTGGGGTTTCGCCGGATTTTATAACTTATTCAACTCTTTTGCGAGTATATACTAGAGCACAATTAGGTGAAGATGCTCTTGGTGTTTATAAGGAAATGAAGGGGAAAGGAATGGAAGTGGGTATAGATCTCTATAATGTGCTTTTAGCTATGTGTGCTGATGTTGGCTTTAATGACGAAGCTCTGGAGATTTTTGAAGACATGAAAAGTTCTGGGACTTGCCAGCCTGACAGTTGGTCTTTTTCAGCCTTGATTAATATATATTCCAACTCTGGGAAAGTTTCTGAAGCGGAAGGGATATTGGATGAAATGATCAAATCTGGATTTGAacctaatatttttcatatggCATCACTTGTTCAGTGCTATGGAAAAGCTAAGCGAATTGATGATATCGTGAAGGTATTTAATCGATTCCCGAATTTTGGCATCATTCCAGATGATCGCTTCTGCGGTTGTTTGGTGAATGTTATGACACAAACACCAAAGGAAGAGCTCAGCAAACTAATAGATTGTCTTGAGAAGGCGAACACAAAGCTTGGGGCTGTGGTAAGATATTTGGTGGAAGAGCAGCATGGTGATAGAGATTTCAAAAAAGAAGCATCAAAACTTTTAAATTCAATTGATGCTGAAGCAAAAAGGCCCATGTGTAATTGTCTGATTGATCTTTGTGTCAATCTGAATCTACCTGACAGAGCACATGACCTTCTCGACATAGGCTTGGCACTCGAAATATATAAGAATATCCAATCAAGATCTCAATCACAGTGGTCTTTGCACCTAAAGAATCTATCGATTGGAGCTGCTATGACTGCATTACATGTTTGGATAAATGACTTATCTAAGGCTTTGGAATCAGGGAAGAAGTTTCCACCACTACTTGGAATTAATACTGGTCGAGGAAAACTCAAGAATTCACGCAAAGGTATAGCTAGTGTATTTGAATCACATTTGAAGGAACTCAATGCTCCGTTCCCTGAAATTCCAAATGAAGATGGCTGGTTTTTGGTTACAAGGAAAGCAGCCAGACCATGGCTGGAGTCGAGGAATTCAACCAAATCCGCTGCTGCTTTGGACTTGTTGGTTGAAAGGGCTCCATCAATGGCCCTTCCCTATTGA
- the LOC123894889 gene encoding protein PYRICULARIA ORYZAE RESISTANCE 21-like, which yields MAEKVTIMRLKVDLECDKCYKKVKKLLSKYPQIRDQKYDEKGNIVTITVVCCSPEKIRDKLCYKGGGSIKSIEIVDLPKPKAAEPEKKKEGEKPKSVEPEKKKEGDKPKAAEPEKKKEGDKPKAAKEAEKPKAAKEAEKPKSAEPEKKKDSDKPKDVEKPKPKPEGEKPKPAPTAMPMMIPQMPPPTPMAVPVGMCYIPPCYEGRPVGPYGPYPNQYGGPVCYDGYYARPVYDSYGGSAPCYVGRCDQYLSEENANGCTIM from the exons ATGGCTGAAAAG GTGACTATTATGAGGCTCAAGGTTGATCTTGAGTGTGACAAATGCTACAAGAAGGTTAAGAAACTTCTCAGCAAATATCCTC AAATTCGAGACCAAAAGTATGATGAGAAAGGAAACATTGTGACAATCACGGTGGTATGTTGTAGTCCGGAGAAGATTAGGGACAAGCTTTGTTACAAAGGTGGAGGTTCTATCAAGAGCATTGAAATAGTGGATCTGCCGAAGCCTAAAGCAGCTGAGCCCGAGAAGAAAAAGGAAGGCGAAAAGCCCAAATCCGTTGAACctgagaagaaaaaagaaggtGATAAGCCCAAAGCTGCTGAACcagagaagaaaaaagaaggtGACAAGCCCAAGGCTGCTAAAGAGGCCGAAAAGCCCAAGGCCGCTAAAGAGGCCGAAAAGCCAAAATCCGCTGAGcctgaaaagaagaaagattcaGATAAACCAAAGGATGTAGAGAAGCCAAAGCCCAAACCCGAAGGTGAAAAGCCCAAGCCTGCACCGACTGCTATGCCTATGATGATACCACAAATGCCACCGCCAACGCCAATGGCGGTTCCGGTCGGAATGTGTTATATTCCACCATGCTACGAGGGTAGACCTGTTGGGCCTTACGGCCCCTACCCTAATCAGTATGGTGGGCCAGTATGTTATGATGGATACTATGCTAGGCCTGTATATGATAGCTATGGGGGAAGTGCACCATGTTATGTGGGCCGTTGTGATCAATATCTCAGCGAAGAAAACGCAAATGGATGCACAATCATGTGA